Proteins co-encoded in one Bacillus infantis NRRL B-14911 genomic window:
- the dnaJ gene encoding molecular chaperone DnaJ, with amino-acid sequence MSKRDYYEVLGVSKSASKDEIKKSYRKLSKKYHPDINKEADADEKFKEVKEAYEVLSDDQKRAHYDQFGHTDPNQGFGGGDFGGGFGGFEDIFSTFFGGGGRRKDPNAPRQGADLQYTMSLSFEEAVFGKETDIEIPREETCETCDGSGAKPGTKPETCRHCHGSGQLNVEQNTPFGKIVNRRVCQYCSGTGKEIKEKCQTCGGTGKVTKRKKIHVKIPAGIDDGQQLRVTGQGEPGINGGPPGDLYVVFHVRGHEFFEREADDIYCEMPITFVQAALGDEIEVPTLHGKVKLKVPAGTQTGTRFRLKGKGVPNVRGYGNGDQHILVRIVTPTKLTEKQKQLLQEFGEVSGQVPQGEQEESFFAKVKRAFKGE; translated from the coding sequence ATGAGCAAACGGGATTATTATGAGGTCCTGGGGGTCAGCAAAAGTGCCAGCAAGGATGAAATAAAGAAATCCTACCGCAAGCTTTCAAAAAAGTATCATCCTGATATTAATAAAGAAGCGGACGCAGATGAGAAATTCAAGGAAGTAAAAGAAGCATACGAAGTTTTGAGTGATGATCAGAAACGCGCCCACTATGACCAGTTTGGCCATACAGATCCCAACCAGGGCTTTGGAGGAGGAGATTTCGGAGGCGGCTTCGGCGGATTCGAGGATATCTTCAGTACTTTCTTCGGAGGCGGTGGAAGGAGAAAGGATCCGAATGCACCAAGGCAGGGGGCCGATCTTCAATATACAATGTCCCTTTCTTTTGAAGAAGCGGTATTCGGAAAAGAAACTGATATTGAAATACCGAGGGAAGAAACATGCGAGACTTGCGACGGTTCAGGGGCCAAGCCTGGCACTAAGCCTGAAACTTGCCGGCATTGCCATGGCTCCGGCCAGCTGAATGTTGAGCAGAATACGCCGTTCGGCAAGATTGTCAACAGAAGGGTCTGCCAGTACTGCAGCGGCACAGGCAAAGAAATCAAAGAAAAATGCCAAACTTGCGGCGGCACAGGCAAAGTGACCAAGCGGAAGAAGATCCATGTAAAAATTCCGGCCGGCATTGATGACGGACAGCAGCTGCGCGTGACCGGACAAGGGGAACCAGGAATTAACGGCGGTCCTCCAGGAGATCTATATGTAGTATTCCATGTCAGGGGCCATGAATTCTTTGAACGTGAAGCTGACGATATTTACTGTGAAATGCCAATCACTTTTGTCCAGGCAGCACTTGGTGATGAGATCGAGGTGCCGACCCTCCACGGAAAAGTGAAACTGAAGGTTCCTGCCGGGACTCAGACAGGCACCCGCTTCCGCCTGAAAGGAAAAGGCGTGCCGAATGTGAGGGGCTATGGAAATGGCGACCAGCACATACTTGTGCGGATTGTCACGCCGACAAAACTGACAGAAAAACAGAAACAGCTTCTGCAGGAGTTTGGCGAAGTGAGCGGCCAAGTGCCGCAGGGTGAACAGGAAGAAAGCTTTTTCGCAAAGGTAAAAAGAGCCTTTAAGGGTGAATAA
- the dnaK gene encoding molecular chaperone DnaK, with protein sequence MSKIIGIDLGTTNSCVSVLEGGEPKVIPNPEGNRTTPSVVAFKNGERQVGEVAKRQSITNPNTIISVKRHMGTDHKVEAEGKEYTPQEMSAIILQYLKGYAEDYLGEKVEKAVITVPAYFNDAERQATKDAGRIAGLEVERIINEPTAAALAYGLDKMDEDQTILVYDLGGGTFDVSILELGDGVFEVKSTAGDNRLGGDDFDQVVIDYLVEQFKKENGIDLSKDKMALQRLKDAAEKAKKDLSGVTSTQISLPFITAGDAGPLHLEVTLSRAKFDELSAGLVERTMGPTRQALKDAGLSPSEIDKVILVGGSTRIPAVQEAIKKEVGKDPHRGVNPDEVVAMGAAIQGGVISGDVKDVVLLDVTPLSLGIETMGGVFTKLIERNTTIPTSKSQVFSTAADSQTAVDIHVLQGERPMAADNKTLGRFQLTDIPPAPRGIPQIEVSFDIDKNGIVNVRAKDLGTNKEQTITIKSSTGLSDDEIQQMVRAAEENAEADKKRKEEVELRNEADQLVFTTEKTLKDLEGKVDEAEVAKANEAKDALKAAIEKNELEEIRTAKDALQEIVQNLSMKLYEEAAKQAQAAQGAEGQGGDDNVVDAEFEEVNDDDKK encoded by the coding sequence ATGAGCAAAATCATTGGCATTGACTTGGGTACTACAAACTCATGTGTATCCGTTCTAGAAGGCGGAGAGCCTAAAGTAATTCCGAATCCGGAAGGAAACCGTACAACTCCATCAGTTGTCGCATTCAAAAACGGCGAACGCCAGGTTGGCGAGGTAGCTAAGCGCCAATCCATTACAAATCCAAACACGATCATTTCTGTTAAACGCCATATGGGTACAGACCATAAAGTGGAAGCAGAAGGCAAGGAATATACGCCGCAGGAAATGTCTGCTATCATCCTTCAGTATCTTAAAGGCTATGCAGAAGATTATCTTGGTGAAAAGGTTGAGAAAGCTGTTATCACAGTTCCAGCATATTTCAATGATGCTGAACGCCAGGCGACAAAAGATGCAGGCAGGATTGCCGGCCTGGAAGTAGAGCGCATCATCAACGAGCCTACAGCAGCGGCTCTTGCATACGGTCTTGACAAAATGGACGAAGACCAGACAATCCTTGTTTATGACCTTGGCGGCGGTACATTTGATGTATCCATCCTCGAGCTTGGCGACGGAGTTTTTGAAGTTAAATCAACTGCCGGCGACAACCGTCTCGGAGGGGATGACTTCGACCAGGTAGTCATTGATTATCTAGTAGAACAGTTCAAAAAAGAAAACGGCATCGACCTTTCAAAAGACAAAATGGCGCTTCAGCGCTTGAAAGATGCAGCTGAAAAAGCGAAGAAAGATTTGTCCGGCGTCACTTCTACACAAATCTCCCTTCCGTTCATCACTGCAGGGGATGCAGGTCCTCTTCACCTGGAGGTTACACTGTCCAGAGCGAAGTTTGATGAACTGTCAGCGGGCCTTGTAGAACGTACAATGGGACCTACGCGCCAGGCGCTCAAAGATGCCGGGCTTTCTCCATCAGAAATCGATAAGGTCATCCTTGTCGGCGGTTCAACCCGTATTCCTGCAGTTCAGGAAGCAATCAAGAAGGAAGTTGGAAAAGACCCTCATAGAGGCGTAAATCCTGATGAAGTTGTTGCTATGGGCGCAGCGATCCAGGGCGGAGTCATTTCCGGAGATGTTAAAGATGTAGTCCTATTGGATGTAACGCCATTATCACTTGGAATCGAAACAATGGGCGGAGTGTTCACAAAGCTGATCGAGCGCAACACAACAATCCCGACTTCCAAGTCCCAGGTATTTTCTACAGCTGCTGACAGCCAGACTGCTGTTGACATTCATGTGCTTCAGGGTGAACGCCCAATGGCAGCTGACAATAAAACTCTTGGCCGCTTCCAATTGACTGATATCCCGCCGGCACCGCGCGGCATACCTCAAATCGAAGTATCCTTCGATATTGACAAAAACGGCATCGTCAATGTACGCGCCAAAGATCTTGGAACAAACAAAGAGCAGACAATTACAATTAAATCTTCCACAGGCCTTTCTGACGATGAAATCCAGCAAATGGTCAGGGCAGCAGAAGAAAATGCAGAAGCAGATAAAAAGCGCAAAGAAGAAGTGGAGCTTCGCAATGAGGCAGACCAGCTAGTCTTCACAACTGAAAAAACTTTAAAGGATCTTGAAGGCAAGGTGGATGAAGCGGAAGTTGCGAAAGCGAACGAAGCTAAGGATGCACTGAAGGCGGCAATCGAAAAGAACGAGCTGGAAGAGATCCGCACTGCAAAGGACGCCCTTCAGGAAATCGTGCAAAATCTTTCTATGAAGCTCTACGAAGAAGCAGCGAAGCAGGCTCAGGCAGCTCAGGGTGCTGAAGGCCAAGGCGGAGATGACAATGTCGTGGACGCAGAATTCGAAGAAGTAAACGACGACGACAAAAAATAA
- the grpE gene encoding nucleotide exchange factor GrpE: protein MADNKDFLKEEEQEAAAAQGSNEPIEAVFGESAAPSETGENGEEPSMGQEDSAELKATHEKIAELEAKLGEAENRYLRLQADFDNSRRRAKLDQEAAEKYRAQKLITELLPALDNFERALKMETDNEQAKTLQQGMEMVYRSLAEAIKKEGAEAIEAVGKEFDPHLHQAVMQVEDENFASNTVVEEFQKGYMLKDRVIRPAMVKVNQ from the coding sequence TTGGCAGACAATAAGGACTTTTTAAAGGAAGAAGAACAAGAAGCAGCCGCTGCACAAGGCAGCAATGAGCCAATCGAAGCAGTTTTCGGAGAATCAGCTGCACCATCTGAAACTGGTGAAAATGGTGAAGAGCCATCTATGGGCCAGGAAGACTCAGCAGAGCTGAAGGCTACACACGAAAAAATTGCAGAGCTTGAGGCGAAATTGGGGGAAGCAGAAAACCGCTATCTCCGTCTTCAGGCAGACTTTGATAATTCCAGGCGCCGGGCAAAGCTTGACCAGGAGGCGGCTGAAAAATATAGAGCACAAAAACTGATCACTGAACTGCTTCCAGCCCTTGACAATTTCGAAAGAGCGCTGAAAATGGAAACTGACAATGAGCAGGCCAAAACGCTCCAGCAGGGAATGGAAATGGTTTACCGCAGTCTTGCGGAGGCGATCAAGAAAGAAGGCGCCGAAGCAATCGAGGCTGTCGGAAAAGAGTTTGATCCGCATCTGCACCAGGCTGTCATGCAGGTTGAAGACGAAAACTTTGCATCCAACACAGTTGTGGAAGAATTCCAAAAAGGCTACATGCTAAAGGACAGGGTCATCCGTCCGGCAATGGTAAAAGTAAACCAATAA
- the hrcA gene encoding heat-inducible transcriptional repressor HrcA, with protein sequence MLTDRQLLIFQVIVDDFIRSAQPVGSRSLSKKEEISFSSATIRNEMADLEELGFIEKTHTSSGRVPSEKGYRYYVDHLLSPQKLNQQDIFTIKSLFAERIYELEKIVQKSARIMSELTSYTSIVLGPAVKENKLRKIQIVPLNKDTAIAIIVTDTGHVENKMFSIPENIHPGEIEKLVNILNERLAGVPIDNLNDKIYKEVAVLLRQHVNHYDLLLYSFADILKLSANEKLFFGGKTNMLSQPEFHDINKIRNLMNMIEQEESIYDLIRKDKSGINIKIGRENENSAMENCSLITATYSMGAEQLGTIAVLGPTRMEYSRVISLLQIISADLTDVLTKLYQKS encoded by the coding sequence GTGTTAACAGATCGTCAATTATTGATTTTCCAGGTGATTGTTGATGATTTCATTCGGTCTGCCCAGCCAGTCGGTTCAAGGAGCCTGTCGAAAAAAGAAGAAATTTCTTTCAGTTCGGCCACTATACGAAACGAAATGGCTGATTTAGAAGAATTGGGTTTTATCGAGAAAACACACACCTCATCCGGAAGGGTTCCTTCTGAAAAAGGCTATCGCTATTATGTTGACCATCTTTTGTCACCCCAGAAGCTGAACCAGCAGGATATATTCACCATTAAGTCCCTCTTTGCAGAGCGGATTTATGAGCTCGAAAAGATTGTGCAGAAATCTGCCAGAATCATGTCAGAACTGACGAGCTATACGTCAATTGTCCTTGGTCCAGCCGTTAAAGAAAACAAGCTGAGAAAAATTCAGATTGTCCCTCTGAACAAGGATACGGCCATAGCCATCATTGTGACTGATACAGGGCATGTGGAAAACAAAATGTTCAGCATACCTGAGAATATCCACCCTGGGGAAATAGAAAAACTGGTCAATATCCTGAATGAGCGGCTAGCCGGTGTGCCTATAGATAATCTCAACGATAAAATCTATAAAGAAGTGGCTGTACTGCTCAGGCAGCATGTCAATCACTATGATCTCCTGCTCTATTCTTTTGCTGACATATTAAAGCTGTCAGCCAATGAAAAACTCTTTTTCGGCGGCAAGACGAACATGCTCAGCCAGCCGGAATTCCATGATATCAATAAAATCAGGAATCTGATGAATATGATTGAGCAGGAAGAAAGCATCTATGATTTAATACGCAAAGATAAATCAGGAATCAATATTAAAATCGGCAGAGAGAATGAGAACTCGGCCATGGAAAACTGTAGCCTCATTACTGCCACCTATTCAATGGGGGCAGAGCAGCTGGGGACCATCGCGGTCCTTGGGCCGACGAGGATGGAGTATTCCAGGGTGATCAGCCTGCTGCAGATTATCAGCGCAGACCTCACTGACGTCCTGACGAAGCTGTATCAAAAGAGCTGA
- the hemW gene encoding radical SAM family heme chaperone HemW, producing the protein MINAAYIHIPFCEHICHYCDFNKVFLKGQPVDEYLQALEKEMELTLQDRPSSPFRSIFVGGGTPTALDARQLEMLCASIRKHMPLEEGAEFTFEANPGDLSEDKLKALYDAGVNRLSFGVQTFNEELLKRIGRTHRAKDVFASIELAKKTGFSSISVDLIYSLPGQTIADFKETLDTAFTLDIQHYSGYSLIIEPKTVFYNLMRKGKLPSPGEDAEAAMYELLMERMDLEGFKQYEISNFALPGFESRHNLTYWNNEEYYGFGAGAHGYAGGSRNANYGPLKKYMEPLSENKLPVMESHIVTKAERMEEEMFLGLRKTEGVEVSRFMEKFEEDPLQLFRSELERLQTLELIEAGGKSIRLTRKGRLLGNEVFQSFIGVI; encoded by the coding sequence ATGATAAATGCGGCTTATATCCATATACCGTTTTGTGAACATATATGCCATTATTGTGATTTTAATAAAGTGTTTCTTAAAGGCCAGCCGGTCGATGAATATCTGCAGGCCCTTGAAAAAGAAATGGAATTGACCCTTCAGGATCGTCCCTCAAGCCCTTTCCGTTCAATTTTTGTTGGCGGAGGCACCCCGACTGCCTTGGATGCACGCCAGCTCGAGATGCTGTGCGCATCAATCAGAAAGCATATGCCTCTTGAAGAAGGGGCAGAATTCACCTTCGAAGCAAACCCGGGCGATCTTTCTGAAGATAAGCTGAAGGCGCTTTATGATGCCGGGGTAAACAGGCTGAGCTTTGGAGTCCAGACCTTCAATGAAGAATTGCTGAAGAGGATCGGCAGAACACACAGGGCCAAGGATGTATTTGCATCAATTGAACTTGCGAAAAAAACAGGGTTCAGCAGCATCAGTGTAGACCTTATTTACAGCTTGCCGGGCCAGACCATCGCTGACTTCAAGGAAACGCTGGATACTGCCTTTACACTGGATATCCAGCACTATTCCGGATACTCACTGATCATTGAACCGAAGACGGTTTTTTATAATCTTATGCGAAAAGGGAAGCTTCCTTCCCCGGGTGAAGATGCAGAGGCAGCGATGTATGAGCTTCTTATGGAAAGGATGGATCTTGAAGGATTTAAGCAATATGAAATCAGCAATTTTGCGCTTCCCGGTTTTGAAAGCAGGCATAACCTGACATACTGGAATAATGAAGAGTATTATGGATTTGGAGCCGGGGCCCATGGCTATGCAGGCGGGAGCCGGAATGCCAATTACGGGCCGCTGAAGAAATATATGGAGCCCTTGTCGGAAAACAAACTTCCTGTCATGGAATCGCATATTGTGACAAAAGCTGAAAGGATGGAAGAGGAAATGTTCCTGGGGCTTAGAAAGACGGAAGGTGTAGAAGTTTCCCGCTTTATGGAGAAATTTGAAGAAGATCCCCTTCAGCTGTTCAGGAGCGAGCTGGAAAGGCTTCAGACATTAGAACTGATCGAAGCTGGCGGGAAGTCGATCCGGCTGACGCGAAAAGGGCGCCTTCTTGGGAACGAAGTATTTCAATCCTTCATCGGTGTAATCTAA
- the lepA gene encoding translation elongation factor 4, which yields MNREDRLERQSKTRNFSIIAHIDHGKSTLADRILERTNALTAREMKDQLLDSMDLERERGITIKLNSVQLKYKAKDGEIYTFHLIDTPGHVDFTYEVSRSLAACEGAVLVVDAAQGIEAQTLANVYLAIDNDLEIVPVINKIDLPSADPERVRGEIEDVIGLDASEAVLASAKAGIGIEEILEQVVEKVPAPQGDPDAPLKALIFDSLYDAYRGVVAYIRVVEGTVKVGDKVKMMATGKEFEVTEVGVFTPKSTPLPELSVGDVGFLTAAIKNVGDTRVGDTITSAKNGAAEPLPGYRKLNPMVYCGLYPIDSARFNDLREALEKLELNDSALQFEPETSQALGFGFRCGFLGLLHMEIIQERIEREFKIDLITTAPSVIYDVVMTDGTLLKVDNPSDMPDAQKIDRVEEPYVKATMMAPNDYVGAIMELCQEKRGIFIDMQYMDETRVSIVYEIPLSEIVYDFFDQLKSSTKGYASFDYELIGYKESKLVKMDILLNAEKVDALSFIVHRDFAYERGKVIVEKLKDLIPRQQFEVPIQAAIGQKIVARSTIKAMRKNVLAKCYGGDISRKRKLLEKQKEGKKRMKQVGSVEVPQEAFMAVLKMDDTTPKK from the coding sequence ATGAATAGAGAAGACAGACTGGAAAGACAATCGAAAACCCGGAATTTTTCAATAATTGCCCATATTGACCATGGGAAATCAACGCTGGCTGACAGAATCCTGGAAAGAACAAATGCCTTGACGGCGCGGGAAATGAAGGACCAGCTGCTCGATTCCATGGACCTGGAAAGAGAACGCGGGATTACAATCAAATTGAATTCTGTGCAATTAAAATATAAAGCAAAAGATGGAGAAATTTACACTTTTCATCTGATTGATACCCCAGGGCACGTAGACTTTACTTATGAAGTGTCCCGAAGCCTTGCAGCATGTGAAGGCGCAGTGCTTGTTGTGGATGCTGCACAAGGCATTGAAGCCCAAACTCTGGCAAATGTGTACCTTGCCATTGATAATGACCTTGAAATTGTACCGGTCATCAACAAAATCGACCTTCCAAGTGCAGATCCTGAACGGGTGCGCGGTGAAATCGAGGACGTCATCGGGCTTGATGCCAGTGAGGCTGTATTGGCATCTGCAAAAGCAGGGATCGGAATTGAGGAGATTCTGGAACAGGTCGTTGAGAAGGTTCCAGCTCCACAGGGAGATCCAGATGCCCCGCTGAAGGCGTTGATCTTTGACAGCCTTTATGATGCATACAGAGGCGTTGTTGCCTATATCCGTGTTGTTGAAGGAACAGTGAAGGTCGGTGATAAAGTCAAGATGATGGCGACCGGCAAAGAGTTCGAAGTCACGGAGGTAGGCGTTTTCACACCGAAATCAACTCCGCTGCCTGAGCTTTCTGTAGGTGATGTAGGCTTCCTGACAGCAGCAATTAAGAATGTCGGCGATACACGTGTCGGCGATACGATCACAAGCGCGAAAAATGGAGCTGCAGAACCCCTGCCAGGCTACCGGAAGCTGAATCCAATGGTATACTGCGGCCTGTACCCGATTGACAGCGCCAGATTCAATGATTTGCGCGAAGCGCTTGAAAAGCTGGAGCTCAACGATTCTGCGCTTCAGTTTGAGCCGGAGACTTCCCAGGCATTGGGCTTCGGTTTCCGCTGCGGATTCCTTGGACTGCTTCATATGGAAATCATCCAGGAACGCATTGAGCGGGAATTCAAGATAGACCTGATCACAACTGCACCAAGCGTTATCTACGATGTTGTCATGACTGACGGCACTTTGCTGAAAGTGGACAATCCGTCAGATATGCCTGACGCACAGAAAATTGACCGTGTAGAGGAGCCTTATGTAAAGGCGACGATGATGGCGCCAAATGATTATGTCGGTGCAATCATGGAGCTCTGCCAGGAAAAACGCGGTATTTTCATTGATATGCAGTATATGGATGAGACCAGGGTCAGCATTGTGTACGAAATTCCGCTTTCGGAAATTGTGTATGACTTCTTCGATCAGCTTAAATCCAGCACAAAAGGCTATGCCTCATTCGATTATGAGCTGATTGGCTATAAAGAATCCAAGCTTGTCAAAATGGACATTCTGCTTAACGCTGAAAAAGTCGATGCGCTCAGCTTTATCGTCCATAGAGATTTCGCATATGAACGTGGAAAAGTGATTGTAGAGAAACTGAAGGACCTGATTCCCCGCCAGCAGTTTGAGGTGCCGATCCAGGCTGCAATCGGGCAAAAAATCGTTGCGCGTTCAACGATTAAAGCGATGAGGAAGAACGTATTGGCGAAATGTTACGGCGGAGATATTTCCCGGAAAAGAAAGCTGCTTGAAAAGCAGAAGGAAGGGAAAAAGCGCATGAAGCAGGTCGGCTCTGTCGAAGTTCCGCAGGAAGCATTCATGGCAGTCCTGAAAATGGACGATACGACTCCCAAAAAGTAA
- a CDS encoding YqxA family protein, producing the protein MMKMFMVKAFLAAALMFISVLFGMQHANEGTRAMRGYDEKGLNPAFSINESSTGELEASILGQDVSSHDLEKKREKLEEMKAYNFFSSAGRDLAEGLSKAADTAIQKVADLIK; encoded by the coding sequence ATGATGAAAATGTTTATGGTAAAAGCTTTCCTTGCTGCAGCATTGATGTTCATTTCCGTCCTTTTTGGCATGCAGCATGCCAATGAGGGGACGAGGGCTATGAGAGGCTATGATGAAAAAGGGCTGAATCCTGCTTTCTCCATTAATGAAAGCAGTACAGGGGAGCTGGAGGCCTCCATACTCGGCCAGGACGTATCTTCGCATGACCTGGAAAAGAAAAGAGAAAAGCTGGAAGAGATGAAGGCATATAATTTCTTTTCCTCTGCCGGCAGGGATCTTGCCGAAGGGCTATCAAAGGCCGCAGACACCGCCATACAGAAAGTGGCGGATCTGATAAAATAA
- the spoIIP gene encoding stage II sporulation protein P, whose product MKTAKPTDNRPGMIGSGFLKASTACLLFSGLVFAVSGAVAFPGNEYRAVPESIRAALSNMKAEGLYQLIGLENHHFHAALPDRPVPPPLSGLLFELSTNVRLNDPGSLLGRELPAFRGYEGALLTAGEETNNSNMPIESPPPIESLRAEQEASLMNGGKMAGIDEETRMTTGGKKIVYIYFSHNRESFLPYLDGVKDIDQAFHPEQNITKVGERLKSALEAKGIGAAVDKTDIQADLSRKGWSYSQSYDQSREAVETALAADQHLSYLIDIHRDAKRKSDTTTEIDDVDFAKVAFIIGAEHKGYEQNLSFANELHNLLEKKYKGLSRGALTKEGSLTNGKFNQDLSEHAILVEIGGVDNTFEELYRSAEALAEVFSEYYWQAEKVDSSGNIPAGKE is encoded by the coding sequence ATGAAAACAGCGAAACCAACTGATAACCGCCCGGGGATGATTGGGTCTGGATTTCTGAAGGCAAGCACAGCCTGTCTGCTGTTTTCCGGCCTGGTATTTGCGGTCAGCGGGGCTGTTGCTTTTCCGGGCAATGAATATAGGGCTGTCCCTGAATCTATCAGGGCTGCGCTGTCCAATATGAAAGCAGAGGGGCTGTACCAGCTGATTGGTTTGGAGAATCACCATTTCCATGCAGCGCTGCCGGATAGACCGGTGCCCCCTCCCCTTTCAGGCCTATTATTCGAACTGTCCACGAATGTACGCCTGAATGACCCGGGCAGTCTGCTTGGAAGAGAACTGCCTGCCTTTCGAGGTTATGAAGGCGCACTCCTCACAGCGGGTGAAGAAACGAATAATTCCAATATGCCAATTGAATCCCCGCCTCCGATTGAATCGCTGCGGGCTGAACAGGAAGCTTCCCTGATGAACGGCGGAAAAATGGCGGGTATCGATGAAGAAACAAGGATGACGACCGGAGGCAAAAAGATCGTTTATATTTATTTTTCGCATAATCGTGAATCTTTCCTTCCTTACTTGGATGGAGTGAAGGATATTGATCAGGCATTTCATCCTGAACAGAATATCACCAAAGTGGGAGAACGCCTGAAATCAGCCCTGGAGGCAAAGGGCATTGGCGCAGCGGTGGACAAGACTGACATCCAGGCTGACTTAAGCAGAAAAGGCTGGAGCTATTCACAGTCATATGACCAGTCAAGGGAAGCCGTCGAAACTGCACTCGCAGCTGATCAACATCTGTCTTATTTAATTGATATCCATCGGGATGCCAAAAGGAAAAGTGATACCACGACTGAAATAGATGATGTCGATTTTGCTAAAGTCGCTTTTATCATTGGTGCAGAGCATAAAGGTTATGAGCAGAATCTTTCATTTGCCAATGAACTTCATAATCTTTTGGAAAAAAAATATAAAGGCTTAAGCAGGGGGGCATTAACAAAGGAAGGAAGCCTGACGAACGGTAAATTCAATCAGGATTTATCCGAGCATGCGATTCTGGTTGAAATCGGAGGGGTGGACAATACCTTCGAGGAGCTGTACAGATCAGCTGAAGCTCTGGCAGAAGTTTTCAGTGAATATTACTGGCAGGCAGAGAAAGTAGATTCTTCCGGAAATATCCCTGCCGGCAAAGAATGA
- the gpr gene encoding GPR endopeptidase, with protein sequence MKEPLDLSSYSIRTDLAIEAREIVMDERSKNLGKEENLSQLEGVIIKEKEEDDLKISYVEVTSEGAKSLGKKEGKYLTIEVQGIRQQDTELQQKVENVFSSELARFIEGMGIKKDASCLVVGLGNWNVTPDALGPQVCENILVTRHLYQLQPENVEEGYRPVSALAPGVMGLTGIETSDIIFGVVEKTKPDFVLAVDALAARSIERVNSTIQISDTGIHPGSGVGNKRKELSRETLGIPVIAIGVPTVVDAVSITSDTIDFILKHFGRELKEGDRPSRALAPAGMNFGKRKKLTEEDLPEEQQRQTFLGIVGTLPDEEKRKLIYEVLSPIGHNLMVTPKEVDVFMEDMSNLVANGLNAALHSRINQENSGFYTR encoded by the coding sequence GTGAAAGAACCATTAGATCTTAGCAGCTATTCAATAAGAACCGACCTTGCCATTGAAGCCAGGGAGATAGTAATGGATGAACGCTCAAAAAACCTTGGGAAAGAAGAGAATCTCTCTCAGCTTGAAGGGGTCATAATTAAAGAAAAAGAAGAAGATGATCTCAAGATATCTTATGTTGAGGTGACATCAGAAGGCGCCAAATCCCTCGGGAAGAAAGAAGGCAAGTATCTAACCATTGAGGTCCAGGGTATCAGGCAGCAGGACACAGAGCTTCAGCAGAAGGTCGAAAATGTGTTTTCAAGCGAATTGGCCCGTTTCATTGAGGGGATGGGGATCAAGAAAGATGCAAGCTGCCTTGTCGTTGGTCTCGGAAACTGGAATGTCACGCCCGATGCACTGGGACCCCAGGTTTGTGAAAATATTTTGGTCACACGCCACCTTTATCAGCTTCAGCCGGAAAATGTTGAAGAGGGCTACAGGCCAGTAAGTGCCCTTGCCCCTGGCGTTATGGGGCTGACCGGGATCGAGACAAGCGATATCATCTTTGGGGTAGTGGAGAAGACGAAGCCGGATTTTGTGCTTGCAGTTGACGCCCTGGCCGCCCGCTCAATTGAAAGGGTGAACTCTACCATCCAAATTTCTGATACAGGCATCCATCCGGGTTCAGGAGTAGGCAACAAGCGGAAGGAGCTCAGCAGGGAAACTCTCGGGATTCCAGTGATTGCAATTGGGGTGCCGACCGTCGTGGATGCAGTCAGCATCACAAGCGATACAATTGATTTTATTCTTAAGCATTTCGGCAGGGAGCTTAAGGAAGGTGACAGGCCATCCCGGGCGCTGGCCCCTGCAGGCATGAATTTCGGGAAAAGGAAGAAGCTCACAGAGGAAGACCTGCCAGAAGAACAGCAGCGGCAGACTTTCCTTGGCATTGTCGGCACACTTCCAGATGAAGAAAAGAGAAAGCTGATTTATGAGGTGCTTTCTCCTATCGGCCATAATCTGATGGTAACACCGAAAGAGGTGGATGTGTTTATGGAGGATATGTCCAATCTGGTAGCCAATGGGCTGAATGCTGCCCTCCATAGCAGGATCAACCAGGAAAATTCCGGTTTTTATACTAGGTAG
- the rpsT gene encoding 30S ribosomal protein S20 — MPNIKSAIKRVKTSEARNAQNVTVKSSMRTAVKKAEAAIVNEDTAAAKTAYANAVSQLDKAAAKGLIHKNAAARKQSRLAKKLNSLNA; from the coding sequence ATGCCAAACATTAAATCTGCTATTAAACGCGTAAAAACAAGCGAAGCCCGCAATGCTCAAAACGTGACTGTTAAGTCTTCAATGCGTACTGCTGTCAAGAAAGCTGAAGCTGCAATCGTGAACGAAGATACAGCTGCTGCTAAGACTGCATATGCGAACGCAGTCAGCCAGCTTGACAAAGCTGCTGCAAAAGGCCTTATCCACAAAAACGCTGCTGCACGCAAGCAATCTCGTCTTGCTAAAAAACTAAACTCTTTGAACGCGTAA